A segment of the Kiritimatiellia bacterium genome:
TCCGTTTCGCCTCCATCAATTTCTCCACGCCCGACGAGGGCAGCTATCCCGAGAAGCGGTCGACCATCGAAATCCTCAACGGCCAGGGGGCCGTGGTTCAAACGCTGACCGCCGACGCCAACGCGTCCTTCTATAGCGCGTCCGTCCCCGGCGACATAATCCAGGTGCGCTACACCAACAAGTCCAACGGCGGACTCGGCAAGTCCCCGGGCTGGACGAACCCCGACACCTTCGCCATCCTGGGCTACTCGTACCTTCGCTTCCTGTCCGCCAAGGAAGGCAGCGGCCCGGTGCTGAATTACTCCGTCTTCACCCCGACGGCCGGCACCGCGTACGACGTCAGCCGGCACAGCCAGTTCCAGGTGCCGGTCACGGTGAAGAAGCCTTACACCTTCAACGACTACTCGACGACCAAGGTGGACCTGTTCCTGAACGGCCAGTTCCTCGGCAGCTCCATGGGATACCGCCCCGCCTGGGATCCCTGGAACATCTACTTCAGCGCCCAGTTGGACATGCAGCAGATGATCCAGCTCGCCGCGGGCGCTTCCACGGCGACCACGGCCAGCGCGTCCACGCTGATCATCCGGGAAACCCGCTATGACGCCAACGATGCCGCCACCCCGTGGAAGACCCAGTACCAGTACATGAACTTCCCGCTGACCTTCTCCGACCCGCGGGCCACCCATTACGCCAACATCACCGGCCAGGGCGTCTCCGGCGTCGGCAACTTCGCCCGCAAGGTGGTCAATCTCCCGGTGGCCGGCATGGTATCCGTCTGGGTGTACTCGCAATCCGGCGGCGGCAGCCCGTTCGTGGACTGCGACTTCCAGGTGATGGACATCAACGGCGTCATCCTGGCCTCGGGCAACGAGGGCCAGGTCAACCATCATTCCGAAGGGGTGAGCCTGATGCTCCGTCCGGGGATCTACATCTTCGATCTCTGGCGCAACACCGGCTCCTGCGTGGGGTACGCCGGCGGCAACGGGCACATGTACATCAAGTGCGACCCGGCGGCGACGGTCACGAACTACTGATCAGAACGGCGCGGCGGTCCCGATCTTGCCGCCGAGGGCGGCCTCGGCGATCGAGCGGCCATCCGCGAGGACGGGGGTGCGCCGCGGACGCCAGGGGCGGCGGCGCGCCCGGACGATGAGGTTGTAGCCCTTGGTGAACCCGAGGAGCGTGTCCATCCCGGCGGCGAACTGGAAGACCGGGTAGAGCCGCGAGTACCGGCGAAAGGCCTTCTCCATCTTGCGGAAATCCTGCTCGTCGATCACGTTGCCTTTCCGCCCGGGATCCTGCCCGCGGTTCATCCGCCGCACGGCCAACTGGATCCCCGTGTCGAGCGACTCGACGAAGAATCGGCTGTACGTGCGCGCCTCCTGCACGTCGAAGCCGTCCTTGAGCAGGTCGAACAGGGCGGGCTCGCTGTAGCCGGGCCGAAGATGGCCGTGGGCCTCGTCCGTCAGGCCCAGCAGGCGGCGGACGGGGCGGAGGATCGAGCGCTTTTTCAGGTGGGGCACGTTGACCAGGAGCCGGCCCGCGGGCTTGAGCACGCGGTGGCACTCGGCGATGAGCCCGGCGTCGTCCGGCACGTGCTCCAGCATGTCGATGATCACGACGCCGTCGAACTGGCCGTCCCCGTACGGCAGCTTGCCGTCCTGGAGCAGGCTGACGCGGTCGCCGACGAGGCGGCGGATCGACTCCACGGTTTTCTCGTCAAGGTCCGCGCTGTGCCAGGTTCCGCCGAGGCGGCGGAGGTGGTAGCTGATGACCCCGTTGTCGCCGCCGAGGTCCAGCCAGGTCTGGTTGACCGGCACCTTGGCGCCGATCATCTGGGCGATCTCGGCCAGCTTGGCCTGTTTCAGCAGCGACTTTTCGAACAGCTTGAGATGCCAGTCGTCCGGGGCCGGGGCTTCGGGTTCTGGCGTCGGATCGTTCATGTCGCTTTTATACCGGGCCGGGCCGCCGCGGTCCAGCCGGCTTTCCCGCCCGCGCCGGGTCCGGCGCCTACTCCGTCTCCACCCGGTACAACCACGGCCCGGCGCCGGCGGCCGTCTGGTCCGTGTGCACGTTCAACGGGGGCGTGGCGGGCAGATTGGTGAACACGCCCTCGAATACCCCCTGCAAATTGGCGGACCGGGAAAGGTCGTACTGCTTGCCGGCGACGCTGGACCACCGGACCACGGATCCCGAAACCTGAACCCGGACCCCTACCAGTTCGAACACCGAGAGCGCGTCGAGCGGGTCGGTGCCGGCCCGGATTTCCTCGCCGTCGCTCGACCGGTCCCCGTCGCTGTCGGCCCGGACCGGGCTGGTGCCGATCGCCAGTTCGTTGGTGTCCTTCAACCCGTCGCCGTCGCTGTCGGCGTCCGGATGGGCCCGCTCGTAGGCGCCCATGTCCCAGGCGGCCGCCCCGTCGTGGTTGCCGTCGAGCGGGCGCGGCACACCGTCGAGGTCCACGGCCACGGCCGGCAGGTTGGTGCCGGTGTCCACGCAAGGCGATCCGGCTTGCAAATGATAATCACCCGCGTCCGCGGCGGCGAACAGGGGATCGAGATCTATGTTGCCCGCGCCGGGCGGCAACGGATCCGCGCAGGTGAACAGGAAAGTTCCGCTGTTCCAGTTGCTGGAGCTGGTCGTGCCGATGTTGCCGAACACGATGGAATTCCGCACGCTAGCGACCCCATCCCAGTACATCCCTCCCCCGTAGACCGCGCGATTGCTGACGATCGTGCACTGCTCCACCACCGTGTTCCAGCCGTACACGCCGCCGCCGAAGGCATTGCCGCAGGTTACGGAGTTATCGCGAATCAGGCAGTTTCGGATAATGGCATTCAACGCATAAATGCCGCCGCCGCGCGACGCGCTGCCCGAGCAGGCGGTGTTGCTGACGACGATGCAGTTCTGAAGCAGGCCGGCGGTCATCTTGACCCCGGCGCCCTCGCCCAGGGCGTCGGTCTTCCCGCGCATGATGGTGAACCCGTCCACCACGGCCTGCGCGTGAGTGATCAACACGCACTGCACCTTGTTCGACGCGTCCATGATGGTGACCTCCGGCCCGTTCACGCCGCGCAGCGTGACGGAGTTTGTGACGCGCACGCTGTTCGTGATCACGTAGATTCCGTTGGTCACGAGGACCAGGGTTCCGGTACCGGCGACGCTCAACGCCGCGTGGATGCTGGTGGCCGCCATCGCCCACGTGGAATACGGCGGGGTGTGGCTGCCGCCCGGCGAAACGTACAACACCAGGGGCTCCACGCGGATGTATTGCGGCCGCGTGAAGACGGCGGTCTCGCCGGCCGTGTTGCTCACGGCCAGTTGCACGGTGTAGTACTGCGCCGAGGAGTAGGTCGTGGTGGCCGAGTGGCGCCCCGCCCCGGAAAGATCCGCGACTCCGTCCCCGTCGAAGTCCCAGCCGTAATAGTTGATGTTGGTTTCCAGGCCATCGGCAAAGCCGTTGAAAACAACCGTCAGCGGCGCGCGTCCGGCGGTGGGCGCGCCCTGGAATGTGCAGGTCAGCGCGTCGCTGCGGTACTCGTAGCAGCCGACGTCCACGAGGGTGTTGAACAGGCGCGGGCTCCCGTCGAGATCGGCCGCCCCCGCCATCCACGCCAAGTTGGTCCCCGCATCGCGGCAGGGCGAGGCGGCCGTCAGCCGGTAGTCGTTGGTGGCGACAAACTGCGGGTTGTTGGTGAAGTTCCCGGTCCCGCC
Coding sequences within it:
- a CDS encoding class I SAM-dependent methyltransferase; protein product: MNDPTPEPEAPAPDDWHLKLFEKSLLKQAKLAEIAQMIGAKVPVNQTWLDLGGDNGVISYHLRRLGGTWHSADLDEKTVESIRRLVGDRVSLLQDGKLPYGDGQFDGVVIIDMLEHVPDDAGLIAECHRVLKPAGRLLVNVPHLKKRSILRPVRRLLGLTDEAHGHLRPGYSEPALFDLLKDGFDVQEARTYSRFFVESLDTGIQLAVRRMNRGQDPGRKGNVIDEQDFRKMEKAFRRYSRLYPVFQFAAGMDTLLGFTKGYNLIVRARRRPWRPRRTPVLADGRSIAEAALGGKIGTAAPF